A stretch of DNA from Phaenicophaeus curvirostris isolate KB17595 chromosome 29, BPBGC_Pcur_1.0, whole genome shotgun sequence:
atgtcccctgagtcctccccccacccccttttttccACCCAGGACCCTCCCATCCACCTTTCCCTCCCTAGTCCCCCCCattcctctttcctccctctcccccttttccctagATCCCTTTCCACACCCCCCCAAGTCTCCCCtatccccattttccccctgcccccccatgCCTCACTGTCCCCCCGAGTCCTCCCCATCCTACTTTGTCCCCCCCCTTCCTCAATTCCTCCTTTTACCCCCACATTCTCCCTATAtccctcccttttctcccctgtccccccatcccctttttcccccacgTCCCCTGagtcccccccctcccccttttccaTCCAcatccccctttcccttcctgttccccccatgtccccccacccccatccctctTTTCTCCCTGTCCCCCTTTTCCCCAGGTCCCCACCCTCTTCCCCTGTCTCCCAGGTCTCCCcaatttctcctttccccccaGATTTCTCTtacacccccctttttttttttttctaacccccccctttttttttttttaacgctACAGTGTGACTGTAGCACACCAGGAACGCAGCCCTAGCAGAACAACCCCCAGCCCGGGTGGTTTATTcacttcatctttatttttcacaaagactgtacaaaaaaatctttataaaaCTCTGGTGTGGGGATGGGCTATGACATTGATCCAAAAAATAATTCCCATGCAGTCCCACCAGCTTCATAACTTacaaggaaaaacagagaaactaCGGAGAGCGGCGAGTCCTGGAGTATTTACAGCGCGGAGGGCAGGAGACGGAGCAAGATGGGAAGAGGAATTTACACCATGGACATAGAGGCCGGCAGAGACCATATTTACAATATCTCACATATTAACAGCTTTACAAACTCGTCCAGGGAGTTCTCgggtataaaaaaaaagcaccaagtGTCTGAATTAGAAATCGGACGGGCCTCCACGGGGGCTAGAATCCGAGGGCAGGTGGGCTCCTCCTCTGGCGTCACCGGCTGATGTCCCGGCTAGAGTCCCACAGCTTCGTGCTCGGCTCCAGCTCCAGCACGTCAAAGAAGGGGTGTTTGAGGGCTTCGGAGAGGGTGATGCGCTTGGAGGGCTCGTACTCCAGCATGCTCTCGATGAGGTCGAAAAGGCGGTGGTGGTCCTCGGCCTCGGAGGTCAGGTAGCGCTGGGGAGAAGGAGCGAAGAGGTGAGGGCCAAGGGTGCTGCGCTGCCGCGGTTGTAACGCATTCCCTGGGCTGAGCAGTGAGAATCGTAGtagcaccaggttggaagagacccaccggatcatcgagtccaaccattcccatcaatcactaacccatgtccctcagcacctcgtccacccggcccttaaacccctccagggaaagggactcaatcccctccctgttccagtgaccctttctgcgaaaaattttttcctgattttcagcCTGACCCTTTCCCCTGGAAAGCCTGGTTTGTTCAGAACTATCTCTGATCCTAGACCTGAGCTCTAGGCCGCTTCAACCAAGCGCAGACCTGCCAAGTTCCCACCCTCCCCGAGATCCTTCCCAGGCACTTCCTGAGGTCTCcatgccctcctcctcctcctcctccacttcaGATTAAGCTCAGGCTGCTGCCATCTTCCTAGTTTATGTCTGGGACAGCCAAGGCTCCTTCAGGAAGACACTGGTCTGAGCCTTTTGGTGGCCCAACCTTGCCCACAGGAGGAATCTTCACAACCAGGGCAGGCACTAAAAGACTCTGCAATGAGAAGAGGATGAAGCCCACGGGTGCTTCTGCCCTCCCTGCCTTACCCGCAGCGGTTTGCAGTTTTCCCTAACATAGCGGCCAGCAGAGGTGTTGTCATCCCAGTCCAGGCGACCGTGGtagaaatacttctgtttcctgTCAGAGTAAGAGGTGGGAAGAGGTTACATCCAAGCACAAAATATCTCACAGCCATAGCTCTGCCCCAGCTGCTTCTCCGGTGACTGTAGCAGCAGAACCGGCTCAGCAAGCAGCTTCAAAGCTCGGTCCCTCGGAGAAAATCAAAGCAGGAAAGAGCTGGCAAACCTTCAGTGCTCAACCAGCCTTACTCACCTCGTCTTCCGGATCATCCGAGAAGGAATTGGCCCCAAGATCCTCTCCATCATGGCCAGGTGCTCCCGGTTGTCGTGTGtctgagagagagaaatgtaAAAAGGACGGCATGGAACAGATTCCAGTTGTCCTGCCTCCAGCCCTGGGTACTCAGGAACCCCTCGCTGGGCCTCAGTCGCCTCTACACGACCCCAGAGGGAGCCCGGCTGTACGCGAGAaccagcagcctctgccatcGGGTGTGAGGCAGCCGCCCAGCGCCCGATTCTCACCTGGAACAGGGTGAAACCCACATAATACTCAAAGATGATGCAGCCGATGCTCCACACGTCACAGGGCTGGCTCCAGCCGAGCTCTAAAAAAcaatgctttttaaataaaacatcccGTTACGGCCTAAAATCCCAAAGCCCTTCCCCTTGTCCGTCTAAAACAAACCATTGACcgcaaaaaaaaacaacattccCATTCCAGCCAGGCTCTCAACATGCTGGTGGCAATAAATTCCCAGCTGGCAGTGATGCCAAAGCATCAACTTCGAAGTTGTTGACCCTCCCAGAAAACAGAGTAGAGCACGTAAAATAAAACGCTTCTCATTTAGCATTAGGATTTGATAATTTAGTGTTAGTATTTGAtagcatttgataggaatggttggactcgacgatccggtgggtcttttccaacctgctgattgtATGATTCATCTCCCAGGGTAAATGCAGGATGGATATTGAATGACGTGGAGGCAAAACACCCCTCAAttccacaggcagcagcccGGGCACTCGAGGCCAACACCGGCGTCTGCAGACAGACCAAGGTGGTACCTACCCAGGATGACTTCTGGGGCCCGGTAATGCCTGGTGGAGACGATCGTGCTGTGATGCTCGTGATCAAACGTGGCACTGCCGAAGTCCACCACTCGGATGGACGTGCTCTTCACGCTCCGCTCATCGCGTTTCTTTGCAAGAAGAGTGGGAGAACGCTATCAATCACTCAGGAATTTCTAGATACTGACTTAGCCCCTTCCTTACACAACTGAGGCTTCAACACGGGAAGGAGAAGGCTTCGAAGGGCACATTAGCAGAGGCACAGCCCCCAAACAAACCATGGTGCAGGTAACCACGTGGTCCCTACGGCTCATTTACAGACTATACAAGCCATTCACGCAGGGTGCAGGCCCTGAACAAGACTATGAATGTTGTTTAGCAACCCTCCATCTCCCAGGGCCATGTTTCCAACTCCCACCCACAGGGATACCAGAAGGTACCGCTAACGGCAGTGCCGTTACCTTCTCCAGGTTGTAGGAGAGCTCGTAGTCAGAGTTAACGAAGAGGATGTTCTCCGGCTTGAGGTCCGTGTGAGTGAGTTTGTTGTCGTGCAGAACTGAGGAAGCAAAGAGTTGGGGTGATGGAAGAGCAGTGAGGGAAGGCTGCACCCACCTGAAGAGCCAACACCATTAATTCAGTTTGATTGACACCACTTTAGCCCACGTTTAGAACTGGATGTGAACACTAAGGCTCATCCAGGCCGAGCTGCTCCGACAGAACCACAAAGATTTATCACATCCATCACCGGAATGTTTGTGGAGGTGGATGTTGAATTGCCCTGAGCTACTGCCAGCCCACATGCATCAGCAAACATTAtgatcaggaaaagaaaaaggattcgTTCCAAGCACACACGCTGCTGGAGGGGCAGGAAGGCTCAGTCTAAGAACTGGAACAGCAGCACCGcagcaaaaaaaattgctgctttgGGCCCCCAGCTGCAGAACTGGCAAAGAAAttgggagctgcagagctctCCGGGTGGAGCAGCGGAGAGAAGAGCAGGGAGCACTTACATTTCACGGCCTGGCACACTTGGTAGGCCATGTGCCGCACTTGGTGGATGGGGTAAGGCAGGTAGTTGTTGTCCTTCAGGAAATCAAAGGTGCTGAGCCCCAGCAGCTCGAAGGAGATGCACATGTGGCCGTGGTAGTCAAACCAGTCAAACATCCTGACACACAGACTGAGAGAAAAACCCTGATTCGGGACAGAACTGCAGGCACCGCTTAGCTGTGTCATCCCTGAGCCAGGCTCCTCCTTTCCTCGCTCCGTTTCTGTCCCACAACGAGCTAATCTGCCTCCAATAAATTAGCTACAGACAAGTCCAGTCACACAACACCAAGTccctccctcatcccatccctgctaAGGCAAGGCTTGCCCTTCCATTTATTTTACCAGCGCACACGCACACTCACTTTGTATTCTCTGGATCCTTCTCGTTGATTTTCTCCAGCACGTTAATCTCCAGTCGAGCAGCCTCTTTGTATTTCTCGACGTTTTTAATGATTTTGAGAGCAACACGTGCACCACCcctgggggaaaaagggaaggaagcGCGAGGTCAGCCCCACGCTGGGTAAGCGAGCCCATGCCCTACGGAAGGGCCTTTCTGACCCAgcatcaagctgcatcaggggaaatttagatcggaaattaggaaaaatttcttcaaagaaagggttctcaagcacagaggctgcccagggagggggttgagtcaccatccctggaggggtttagaaggtagatgaggtgccgggtagatgaggtgcctggggacataatttagtagtagacaggtaagGTTGGAGTTGAtcatctccaaggtcttttcacagaatcaccaggttggaaaagacccaccagatcagcgagttcaaccattccatcaatcactaacccatggccctcagcacctcgtccacccggcccttaaacccctccagggaaggggactcaaccccctccctgggcagcctcggacactgcccaatcaccctttccaggaaagattttttcctgacgtccatcctgaccctcccctggtggagcttgaggccattccctctcgtcctgtcccttgggagaagagcccagctccctcctctccacaacctcctctcagggagttgcagagagcaatgaggtctcccctcagcctcctcttctccaggctaaccccccccagctctctcagccactcctcataaggccttttccaacctaatgattctacgTTTCTGTGCCGTGCAGCCTTGCTCCATTTGGAAGGTGCCTGTTAAGGAGCACCCACCAAATCCACGCCTCACAAACAGCCTCAAAGCTCTCCCGACCCCTCTCTAAGACACAGAAAACCCAGGATCAGCTGGAAACGGAGACTCATTTTCACCCCTAGGCTCCCACAAGAGGCCCTGGCGCTCTCTGCAATCTCTTTATCCCTCCCCGTCCCAGACGTACCTCCGGTGATCGATGCACTGCACCACTCTGCCGAACGTGCCTTCCCCTAAGGTGCTAATAATCTCAtctgggagggaagagaaagagaggggagaggatgagagCGTGAGCACGACCTGGGTGCAGCGCATACACAAGGCAGAGGAGAATGCATTGCAACACCTAACCTGCACACAGCTCGAGAGGCCGGAGCAGCGGAAGGCTGACACCGGCTGCACAAGGCAACTGCCCTAATTCCCTGGCACTCGAGGAACAATACGAAATATAAAAACGTAGCTTTAACAAAAGGGGAAGGCAAAGGAGAGGGTGTCTCTTtaataaacaatgaaaataaaatgaaacagaaagataaGACAGATCTGCGACTGCGATGGGAGCTTAACTAGAGAGCTAAATTATGTTACGATTTGGCTGtacatctttcttgtagccagTCGCCGACGCGATAGATCAGATGCCCCTCGTCGTCGTCCTCCACACTCTTGGCCCTTCTGCTGCTCTGTCGACTCCGCTGCTGGCCCAGGCAGACAGGGAATTCATCATTCACCAATCATTTTCAAACCAGCGCAGCAGCCAGCGTCACGCATTGGTTGGTTTGGGAATTCACATGGTTGTTTGAGGAGGGGTTGCAGGAGGAGATTCCCAGCCAATTCATACGGCACAGAGGAATATATAACGATAGGGATATTGCAAGGGAACATGTCAAGATAACAACACACtagctcagaaaagaaaaaaacagttttgcttttttcgTTGtagcgaaaaaaaaaaaaaaaagaaaaacaaaaaaaaaaagaagaaccaaaaagaaaatccaaaagaaaaaaaaaaatagaacctGCAAACAGCACCCCCCCCGAGCAGCGTGAGAGAGCAGAGGTGTGTGAGCAGTGGGGCCTCGCGCTCCTCAGGGGGCTCAGAGAGGAACAGCACTGCCCGTTGGGTCCTGGGCAACGGCGAGAGAGCCCAGCTCCGCAGCCGGGTGCCCAGCGGCCGCGGGGAAAGGCTCCCTGGAAAGGCAGCGGAAAGCTCCAGCGAGGGGGCTGGGCTGCTCCACGCAGACggtccccatcccattccaacAACCGCCCCCGCCTGGCTTCCCCCAGCCCCAACACGCAGCAAAAGATGAATTCAGAGATTTCAGACCGATCCATccaaaaatcagaaagaatGTCAGAGTTTTATGGATCTGCCTGGGGAAGATGTGGCACCTCTTCCTAAACCCACCCCCAGAGAAGCTGATCCTGGAAGGATTAACTTccaggagagaagcagaggcCCAACAGGGAGCAGGGACAGCCTGGGATGAGGCAGATAAGAGGTTTACGCCAGAGAAGAGAGAATTCCTGCCTTCGGTTCTTCAGCTAAGTATCCCCACACCTGGGAGTAGCCAGCCAGCAGACTCAGGACCTGAATCCagcccccaaacccatccctgGACACAGCCAGAACAGACCAGACAACACTGAGAGCTCCACACACAGAGCAGAGAACGCTTCTGGGGTCTGACAGAAGTGGAAGGTGAAGAGCAGAAACAGATGAGAAGAGAAAGCCAGGGACACTGCTGGGAAGAGCCTGTTGACGGTTGCTGCCTGCACCTGAACTGATATCGGTTTGAGCTCTGCTCCTGCGCCAAGCCCCTCGCACAACATCCCACGTCAGCTGAGCCCCTCAGGATCCTGCTTTGGCACAGAACGTGGCCCTCGGAGACCAGGGCTTCCTCCACAGAACACAGGCCCGAAGCGGGCACCGCAGGGACCCAGCTGCCTGGGACCAGGATCAGCTGAACCTCGCATACGTGACTGCTTGGCTGGGGTTCCTGAATGAACATCTCCGAATCAAAGCAGCACTCTGCAGGGATAAGGGAGCTGAGGAGCGTGGCACCACCCTGGGGACACGCCAGCCTCGTGGGGCCTGTCCTCCTCCCACCTCTGAGCGGGCAGCGCTACAGAAGAGCCTGCGGCACCGGCTGGCACGGGGCAGCCACGGCCGAGACACACCAGGACGGTGACAGAACCGCAGTCTGCATCAAAGATTTCCTACGCATTCCTCAAGCCGAGGCCGAAAGAGCATTAGAAAGTGAGTTTTCCACTTACCCAGCTCGCCACCTGGGAGAGAAAGGTTACAGGGAGGCCCAGCGCAGCAGGATACTCACCGATGAGGAGCGACTAAAGGACCGGCTGCGGCGCCGCCTCCGCCTGTGCTTACGCCGGCTGCTTTTGCAGCTCCGGTAGCTGCCCTCGCGGTCCCGGGAGCGCCGGTACTCGTAGGAATGATGGTACTCGGGTTCATAGTAGGCTTCCCCTCGCTCGCGGCTGTAATCGTTCCTCCGATAGCTGTCACAGTAACGCCGGTCGTAGGCCCTTCGGTCAGCTGAGTGGTCGTCGTAGCTAGGGAGGGGAAGCAAGCCAAGAGGAGCGATTAAAAACATCGCCTGGAAGCTCAGGAGAGAGCAAGGCCCAAGTCCCCGTGAATCGGAGCTAATCTgagctgaagaaaagcagcagggctCAAAGTCTTGCCTTGTTTTCGCAGACTCACCTCCTGGATCGAACGTGGTAACTGTCTTCCCGCCGGTGCCGCCGGTCACGCTCGCTGCTGCTCGATCGCGACCGCGTCCGCCGTCTCTTGTGTTTGCGACTTCTGTAGCGCTCGTGGTAGCTGCCCCGGCTGCTGCGCTCCGACGAGCGGTACCTCCGGGAGTGAGGCATCTGCAAGGAAACGCGGTGGTGACCACGGGAGGCAACCACGAGGGAGAGAAACCACCGCAATCCACAGCCAAGGAGCGGGGAGATGATCAGCAGCACGTCCAAGTGAGGGATTTGAGATGGAGAACACGAACTTCTGAGAGATCCCAGAACCCCATACAAgaggcccctccccacaagaaggatgttgaggctctggagcaagtgcagagaagagcaacgaggctggagaaggggctggagaagaagaggagcggctgagagagctgggggggtttagcctggagaagaggaggctgaggggagacctcattgctctctgcaactccctgagaggaggttgtggagaggagggagctgggctcttctcccaagagacaggggacaggacgagagggaatggcctcaagctccaccaggggagggtcaggatggacagcaggaaaaaatatttcctggaaagggtgattgggcagtgtccgaggctgcccagggagggggttgagtccccttccctggaggggtttaagggctgggtggacgaggtgctgagggacatgggttagtgattgatgggaatggttggactcgatgatccgatgggtcttttccaacctggtgattctatgattctatacagcCTGTGCCTGCCGCAGCTCCATTTCCCTGGTTACTTTCCCCTCTTTGTCCCCCATCTCCACTGGGCACAGCTCCAGGAGCACCATTTGCACCTTCAGGGCTTCCACCACCTCTCTTTAAATGAATATGTTCCAGGATGGGCAGAAGCGCCACTAGCAAACTGAAGGACAGTGAAATAAAGGCTAGGATCTCATCAGTGCTTGATCCAAAGTCCTCGTGCATCCGTACTGGAGACCTTGGGTGGCcagctcctgccatgggcagggacacctcccactgcatcaggggctccaaggcccatccaacctggccttgaacccctccagggatggagcagccacacctgctctgggcaacctgggccagggcctccccaccctctcaacaaaacatttctccccaagactgcatctctatctcccctcttgcagctgaaactGTTCCCCTTGCCTCATCTCTGCActcaacagcccctccccagcttctcctgcagcccctttcagcactggaagctgctctaaggtctccctggagccttctcttctccaggctgaacaaccccaactctcccagcctggcctcgcaCAgtaggcgctccagccctcagatcatcatcatgacctccctggacccattccaaacGATCTGGATCCTTCACACGCTGAGGATTCCAAGAACCCAGTGCAGGGCTACAGGGGAGGTCTCCCAaaagcggagcagaggggcagaatccttcccctcaccctgctggtctcCTGGTTCTGGACGCAGCCCAGAATACGTTTGGTTTTTGAGTTCTGAGCACACATTTTTAGCTCTGGCAACATATTTTGGTTCTAGAGAACCCAGCAGCAAGCCCTGTATCACCTCCACGGGTTCTTCCTTCATCAGCAGCCCTCCCAGCCGAGTTTCTCCTCCCCCAAATCGCTCTCTTAGCGTTTCTGGCACAGCAAAACCGTCCCGGGAGGCGATGACCAGTGCGAGCTTCACCCCCGGGCCCTGCGGGGCCTCTCCCGGTTGCCCCGGGGCCACTCCCTGCCTGTAATTACCGGCTGGACGCGACGGCGCGGGGGAGGAGGCGCGACCCGGAGCACCGGGGAGGCGGCGCCGCCATCGAGGCGTTCCGCAGTCAGCACCTTCGGAACCGGTTTGGGGACGGCGACGGCGGCTGCCGGCGCCTCCAGCGGGCGCGGGGCCGCGCCGAAAGCGGCGACACCGGGGCTCGGCCACCGGGAAAAAGAGCGGGGCTGCGGGAAGGGGCGGCAGAGAGCGAATCCCCTAACTTCCTCGGGGCCATCCACCCCTTCCCCCGTCCCCTCCGCAAGGCCCAGGCCGCGGGGCTGCGGCCTCGCCAGGACCCACCGGGCCGGGCCTACCCCGGGGCCGCCACCGCCACCGCCCCCGCCAGGCGCGGAGGCCGCGGCCCaacccctccccgccccccccagccGCCGCGCCCCGCTCCGCACCGTCCTCGCAGCCAGCCCGGTGCGTTTATCCCACAGGAAATCCGTGATGGCGGCTATGGAGCCCCCGGGAACACCGGGCCCCGCACAGCAGCTGCTCgggctccgccgccgccgccccgtgCGCCGCCGATCCGGGTCCCCCGCCAGGCCGCGCGCGCGCGCACGCACGTAGGCACGCACGCACGCGCTACGTCAGACGCACGCACGTCGCCACGCCCACCGCGCCCTGCCCGGCCCGGCCGCGCCCACCCCATCTTGGCCACGCCCACTGCGCTAAGCCACGCCCACCGCCTCGATTTCAGCCTATCACGGCCCCGCCTACCGCTCTAATCCCCGCCCACCGCGTCGCCATCTGCCAATcgaggccccgcccaccgctctaagccccgcccaccgcgtCGCTCTCCGTGCGTCAAGGCCCCGCCCACCGAGCtaggccccgcccaccgcctCGCTATCTGCTCACCAGGGCCACGCCTACCGCTctaagccccgcccaccgcctCGCCCTCTGCTCATCAAGGCCACGCCTACCGATataagccccgcccaccgcctAGCTCTCTGCTCGTCAAGGCCCCGCCCACCGAGCTAGGCCCCGCCCACTGCCTCGCTCTCAGCTCAACGAGGCCCCGCCTACCGCTCTAAGCCACGCCCCCGCACCACCCTCTGCAAATCGAGGCCACGCCCACCTCTctaagccccgcccacccccTCGCTCTCAGCTCACCAAGGCCACGCCTATCGCTgtaagccccgcccaccgcgcCGTTCTCTGCCACTCGGGGCCACGCCCACCGCTctaagccccgcccaccgcctCGCTCTCTGCTCATCaaggccccgcccaccgcgcTAGGCCCCGCCCATCACCCAAACGGCCACGCCCACCGCTCCGCGCCCCCGCCCctcgcgccccgccccgcccgcccggggtccccgcgccgccgccgccgcctcctcctcccgggCCTCGCTGCCGCTCggctcgccgccgccgccgccccggtgCTGCCGGCGCCTCCTCCGCTGGCGGCGGGGCCCGGGCGCCGCGCCTCCGGCGGGGGAGCAACAGGCGGGCTCCGTGGGAGCCGCGGCCGCCGGTGAGCGAGCGCACAGCCGGTTACCGAGCGGCTCGGGGCGGCGAGCGAGAGAGCAGCCGCCCGGGGCCGGGCATGTGCGGCGGGGCGCGGGGCAGGGCGCCCGGGCAAGGGCGTTTGAAGGAAACGTGAGGAGGAGGCGGCatggaggcggcggcggcgggccgGAGCCCCGAGCCGCGGGAGAAGCCGCCGGTAGCGGatggggaggcggcgggggcgcCGGCCTCGCCGGTAGCGACGGAGCCGATCGTGGCGGAGGGCGagacggcggcggcggcggggacgTTCGTGCAGCGGCAGCTCGGGGCGATGCTGCAACCGGCCGTGAACAAGTTCTCGCTGCGCATGTTCGGCAGCCACCGGGCCGTGGAGATCGAACGGCAGCGGGTCAAGTCGGCCGGTGCCTGGATCATCCACCCCTACAGCGACTTCAGGTGCGACCCCCCCGGGGCCCCGcgcccggggccgccgccgccgctgcgcCCGGGGCCGCCGCTGTCCGTGGTGCTGAACGCGGCGACCGGCCCCGCGGGGCAACAAGTGGTGGTGGCGGCGCCGGGACCCGGGGTTGGCGGCGGGGGGGTGGCGGGGAGCGAGTTCCCGACGCCACCGGGACTGGGGAGACGGGTTCCCACCGACACCGAGGCGGAGAGAACCGGGGTAGCGCCGTCACCGGCGGAGGTGACCCGGGCTGCGATCCCCCCGCCACCGGGGGAGCTGCTGTCCCTGGTCTGGGATCCCCCCGGTCTGGGATCCCCCCGTTACCGGGGCAGCTGCTGTCCCTGGTCTGGGATCCCCCCCGTTACCGGAGGAGCTGCTCCCCCAGTCTGCGATCCCCCCGGTCTGGGATCCCCCGGTCTGGGATCCCTCCATTACCGGGCCAGGGGAGGTGGGTTCCCACCGCCACCGGGGGAGCTGCTCCGGTCTGGGATCCCCCCCGTTACCGAGGGAGCTGCTGCCCCTGGTCTGGGATCCCCCGGTCTGGGGTCCCCCCATTACCGGGGGAGCTGCTGCCCCTGATCCCCGGATCCTCCGGCCTGGGATCCCCCGGTCTGGGATCCTCCAGTCTGGGATCCCCCGGTCTGGGGTCCCCCCGTTACCGGGGAGTTACCCCAGTCTGCGATCCCCCCGTTACCGGGGAAGCTGCTGCCCCGGTCTGGGATCCTCCGGTCTGGGATCCCCCATTAccggaggagctgctgtccCGATCTAGGATCCCCCTCGGTACCGGGAGAGCTGCCCCGGTGCATCCTCCCCGCCCCGAGAGCCCCGGGTCCGGTGCCAACCCCCCCCGATCCCCGGTCTGTCCCGTAGGAACCGGGCAACTTTCTTCTTGCTCAGCCCCTCCCGGTCCCGAGCCGGTGACCTCCGCCGCCCCGGTTCCGGTGTGCGAGTTGGAGGCAGGAGCTGCCCCTTCGCCTCCTTGCGAAGCTTCTTCTCGACAccgtttttt
This window harbors:
- the LOC138732256 gene encoding dual specificity protein kinase CLK2 isoform X1 produces the protein MPHSRRYRSSERSSRGSYHERYRSRKHKRRRTRSRSSSSERDRRHRREDSYHVRSRSYDDHSADRRAYDRRYCDSYRRNDYSRERGEAYYEPEYHHSYEYRRSRDREGSYRSCKSSRRKHRRRRRRSRSFSRSSSQRSRQSSRRAKSVEDDDEGHLIYRVGDWLQERYEIISTLGEGTFGRVVQCIDHRRGGARVALKIIKNVEKYKEAARLEINVLEKINEKDPENTNLCVRMFDWFDYHGHMCISFELLGLSTFDFLKDNNYLPYPIHQVRHMAYQVCQAVKFLHDNKLTHTDLKPENILFVNSDYELSYNLEKKRDERSVKSTSIRVVDFGSATFDHEHHSTIVSTRHYRAPEVILELGWSQPCDVWSIGCIIFEYYVGFTLFQTHDNREHLAMMERILGPIPSRMIRKTRKQKYFYHGRLDWDDNTSAGRYVRENCKPLRRYLTSEAEDHHRLFDLIESMLEYEPSKRITLSEALKHPFFDVLELEPSTKLWDSSRDISR
- the LOC138732256 gene encoding dual specificity protein kinase CLK2 isoform X2, encoding MPHSRRYRSSERSSRGSYHERYRSRKHKRRRTRSRSSSSERDRRHRREDSYHVRSRSYDDHSADRRAYDRRYCDSYRRNDYSRERGEAYYEPEYHHSYEYRRSRDREGSYRSCKSSRRKHRRRRRRSRSFSRSSSRSRQSSRRAKSVEDDDEGHLIYRVGDWLQERYEIISTLGEGTFGRVVQCIDHRRGGARVALKIIKNVEKYKEAARLEINVLEKINEKDPENTNLCVRMFDWFDYHGHMCISFELLGLSTFDFLKDNNYLPYPIHQVRHMAYQVCQAVKFLHDNKLTHTDLKPENILFVNSDYELSYNLEKKRDERSVKSTSIRVVDFGSATFDHEHHSTIVSTRHYRAPEVILELGWSQPCDVWSIGCIIFEYYVGFTLFQTHDNREHLAMMERILGPIPSRMIRKTRKQKYFYHGRLDWDDNTSAGRYVRENCKPLRRYLTSEAEDHHRLFDLIESMLEYEPSKRITLSEALKHPFFDVLELEPSTKLWDSSRDISR
- the LOC138732256 gene encoding dual specificity protein kinase CLK2 isoform X4, producing MPHSRRYRSSERSSRGSYHERYRSRKHKRRRTRSRSSSSERDRRHRREDSYHVRSRSYDDHSADRRAYDRRYCDSYRRNDYSRERGEAYYEPEYHHSYEYRRSRDREGSYRSCKSSRRKHRRRRRRSRSFSRSSSQRSRQSSRRAKSVEDDDEGHLIYRVGDWLQERYEIISTLGEGTFGRVVQCIDHRRGGARVALKIIKNVEKYKEAARLEINVLEKINEKDPENTNLCVRMFDWFDYHGHMCISFELLGLSTFDFLKDNNYLPYPIHQVRHMAYQVCQAVKFLHDNKLTHTDLKPENILFVNSDYELSYNLEKKRDERSVKSTSIRVVDFGSATFDHEHHSTIVSTRHYRAPEVILELGWSQPCDVWSIGCIIFEYYVGFTLFQTHDNREHLAMMERILGPIPSRMIRKTRKQKYFYHGRLDWDDNTSAGRYVRENCKPLRDPAMLQPRSDPDPATLDAYNPFGNDPPPPYQAPSAAPPPAAAPPRKTSPTEPRNYGSYGTQASAAAATAELLKRQEELNRKAEELDRRERELQNAALGGSTRPNNWPPLPSFCPVKPCFYQDIPVEIPADFQKTVSTMYYLWMASTIALFLNFLSSLAWFCVEPSSGSGFGLSILWALLYTPCSFVCWYRPMYKAFRSDSSFNFFVFFFVFFAQNVMYVLQAIGIPNWGFCGWILSLIALRQNTAVAVMMILVSLVFTAVAVLGIIMLKKIHSLYRRTGASFQKAQEEFAAGVFSNQAVRTAAANAAAGAATNAFRAP